The Malus domestica chromosome 17, GDT2T_hap1 genome contains the following window.
TTTCACAAGTAATGAAGAAGTGTCTGAAGAGATGAGAGTCTCTGGAACGATTTATCTACTACTTACTATAAGTGCGTTATTGATTTGTGATACTACAATTAATCGTTGAGTCGTGGAGATATTAAGTATATatcaagagggagagagagagtcggcAGTTCTGGATCGAAGACGTGTAATACTGAGTTGGATGCTGAGTTGTATAACTTCATCAGCAGCACTCTCGCTCCCCGGCTAGAATTCAGTGGTGACGTGGAACCAATTGAGAACTTCAGTACCATACATCTATAACAGCGCAGATGCTGATTCAGACCATCCATATGGGGAATTTTCCTGCAGTCAATAGGATACTGCCAGTTAAGAGACTAGGTTAGTATGCACCTCTACCAcaagttgtgtgtgtgtgtgtgtgtgtgtatgtatctATCACTTTCAGCTGGACATGTATATTGATTTGCCCAGCCGGTTCTTTTTTCTAACCATTCCATGATTATTGTTTAAGTAGTGTTTGCATTCAAATTGCTCATCGACACCTTCTTGTCTTGATCATCTACATGTTATTAAAGCTCAAAATCAGTACTTTTGTTTCAAAAGTTTTCTTAATATATAATAGCGTATTGCGATAAAGGTAATGCTTGGTAGGtcaaatttttaaacaaaatttacaaactaaatgatgtgtcaccaataagaaataaacgcATTAAGCAAtaattaagtaataatccaatcattaacaaccacatcatttgatttacaaaatttggtctaaaaatttgATCTACCTAGCATTACACTTGGGAAAATGCAGAACCCAACACAAGATCAAGATAAAGTTGTCAACTAGCTAAACTGCAAACTTGTTATTTTTGTATCCATTCTTGTTTCTACAAGGCGACAATCTAAACTACTCTACTTTGTGTGAGAAGAACTCCGAACTCACACGCAACAAGTTGGACACACTCTTAACTCACATGTGCTTGTTTCCAATCGACTTAATTAATGGTCCTTAAATAAGAATGGATATCGTGAAGCCCAGCTGCCCTTTTTATAAGGTTAGGCCCAAGGGCCttgaaaaattagaaaaatgtcTAGATAATCATCATTTGACCTTCAGTCCTGACCATGGGCCTTGATAATAACATGTAGGTTCTCATTTCAGTTTAAGAGAAACTTCATTTCTAGCATATTAGGTAAGTTGTGTTTCCATGAGTTAAAagagagctttaatgaaaaactctcagtattgttcactttaacgaaaaattacatttttatactaaaatgtCAATGATggtactatatattttaccctttgttttgtctttatcgttaaaactcaaagttttcaagtcattctcattagttttcctaagttATAAAAAGGAGCAGTAAACAAACAATGAAGCATGTTTCAATACATATAatgaggtgtattcaattggaattttaagggattttaattctttttataAATTCAGGAGTatttaattaagattttaagtgattctctaaaAATTTAGACGTATTCAATAAGTATTTTAAAAGAGTTTATAACATTtaagatgtattcaattagaaattgattttaatttttttttaaatgttgagGAATTTGAGGGGATTAGAGAaatttcgtaatatattttaaGCATTCTCAAATTTCATATCTTCTCGTGAGAATTTGGGGGAATTCACTCAAAATTTTATATAAGATCTCTAGAAATCAATTGAACTCCATCAAAGCtcattaaaatccctcaaaatttcAATCGAATATTGAGTGTCCCTTAAGGGAAAATAGCCTAGCGTTCATTGAAGATTTGTCAAAGGTTCCAGTGGTGTATATTTTCCCAAGTAATTGCATATATGATGTGAAATTGACACTGATAGTTGTATAATCTCAATTGTTATGCGTTATGTTACGTGTCAACTATAATTTGTTGAAACATAGAATACAAGACACTTTAACTTAAAGGTTATGTCTAATGAACTCCCATCCCGCTAAAAAACACAAGACAAGAAAAACAATATCGAGTCTTGATGAACATCTTTGTGTGTTATACTAGTCCCTTTTTTAGAAGAAAATGAGGCTGCCAACAAGTAGCCAATTCAAGACTGCTCTCGTCTTTCTCTATTTGACATGCAGCTCCACCTTTGGACACTCTCCATTCTCTGAATACAAATTTTTGATATCTCAGCCTACAtattttgtcttttctttttggtaatctttattttttgcaaaattttcttgtttttgtttgtaaACTGATCAAATTTATGTCTTTTTACCTGCACACTTCCATCTATTTTTTGCTCTCAAATCAAATAAatcgaaagaaaaaataaaagacaagAATAAACGAAGTAAAAAAGCGaaaaagctaaaaaaaaaactaatgaaaagagtttgaaaactttgaattttaacgataaggacattaactttttttaatgtaaaaatgtaatttttcgttaaatgaAGAATCTTTTCGGtaaagtttcaaaaaaaaaaaaattaaggcgTAAAGGATTTCTTGGTTACTACGATTCAGTTGTCAAAATAAAATGGACGGTAAAGTCAACTATTGGGTAGCGTGGAGTAAAACGGCTACTTTAGGAGAAAAGACCCGATGCCAGTGCAGTGCAGCGATCAGAATCTTCAGTTTCATAGGAGTTCGAATTCACATAAGAGTCGATCATTTCGTAACCCAAACTGCTTTCAAAATCTCTTACTTTTTTGCCGCCACAGCCGATCACTCTGTTTCTCCGGTAATCTTCTTCCACCTTTATCtatgtatatttgtttgtatgtttgtttgaacAAACAAGAAATACCTGTGTGTTGGGTTTTTTTGTATTGAATACCAAGATTGATATggaagtttgagaatttttataCTGTTGGGTTTTTCCTTAGTATGCTTTTGGATTTGATCATCTTCATTTGCTTAGTTGGTAAGTTAAAGTTTGGTAATTTGGCTAAAATTATCAGAAATCAAGTTTCAATTGCTGAAGTGATCGACGACATAACGATGAATCGCTCAAATATCGATGATATACTGAAAATCGTCCCTTAAAGTTTCTATCTTTTTTGTCTGGTCAGAATTGATGACAAAgaaatggattttttttttcttcccatttttaGGACGATATGTTTGAGAAGTGAGACCCATgtgtttaattttcaaattttccttgattttttttaattttcaaaattacGGTATCTGGGTTTTGGCTATGATTGCATTAACTCTGGaaattttacaaatttattGTTTCGATATGAGCTAGGTTTGTGTACATTTTACAAATGTATTTGATTGTTTTTCAGTAAAAAGCTGTCTGCTTTGTGGTGTCATTGGAAACACTTCCTTTTTTGCTTGGGGATGTTTTCAAGCACTAAATTGTATGCAGTTGTGTTTATACACCTTATATTGCTTATTCATCACGGCTGCAGATCACGATACCTTGGTGAGAATCTTTAGTTTTAATTGCATAACGGATGGTTTCAATTTTCGGGATTTACATGAAATGATGTCACAGATTGGATTCGGATAAATGCCAACTTCCAACTGCacttatggttgtgaaagtgtTGAAGAGGAATACGAAAAGAATTGATCAGTCTTCTGGTGATGAGATTAGTGAGATGGCAAGTGTTACGAAAGAGGATAGAATTAGCAGTCTGCCTTGGGATGTATTGGACGGGATCCTTGTTCGCTTGCCTTTGAAAGAAGTTGTGAGGACTAGTATCTTATCCAGCAGGTGGAGGCATAAATGGACTGGCATTTCACAGTTTGTTATTGATGACAAATGCATTCCAAGCCGGATATCAGACAAAGTTGCAAGATGGGAATCGATCATGGAAATTCTTTGTCAAGTTCAATTGCATCATACCGGTCCTATAGAAAAGTTTAAGCTTGCTGCTTATTGCCGGCCTGACCATTCTGATTTAGACCAGTGGATTCATTTTTTAGCTGACAAAGGTCTCAAGGAGTTCATCCTACAGGAGTTTGACACTATAAAACGTTTTAACTTGCCTTTTTGTCTATTCTCGTGTCCACTTTTGAATCGCTTGGAGCTTTTCGGTTGTAGAATCAAGCCATCTTCTGAAGCCATCGGATTCAAGAGCGTCGTGAACCTCCATCTCAATGAAGTTTGTGTAACTGGTGGCACGCTAGAATGTTTGGTTATAAATTCTCCGGTTCTTGAAAGATTGACACTGTTGAACATTGATCGTCAAATTGTTTTTAGAATTGGCAACACGAATCTCAAGTATCTGAAAGTAGATTCCAACTTTGACGATATTTATCTTGAAAACAGTCCATCTCTTGCTTGTGTTGACATTGGCTTGAGGGCGAGGGTCGTACCGCGACTTTTTGGGTCCGAAGGAGGGAAGCTAATCAGGGTTATAGGCTGTCTACATGCTATCAAGAAACTGAGCCTATCTAGTGCCATCCTGGCGgtaatttttctctctttttttcgaAGTTTCGTATTGGCCTCTATTGCTATTTGGTTGGCTTCACAAAAAAAATTCTGATATGATTGttgcttgcatttgtttttaCTTTCTAGTTTCTGGGCAATAATGGCGTACCGGACAAACTTCCTACTCTGCTTCCACATCTGTCAGTTCTCGAACTCAGGGACGTACAGTTGGATTCTTTGACAGAAGTGTTGGTTTGCGTCTGCATTTTTCGAAGTGCTCCTAATTTAGAGGAACTACACCTTTCAGTAAGTTTAGTTCCTCCGAACAACTAGCAATTTAGTTCAAGCATTTTTCATCTGCTCTAGGACTTTGAATTACAAGACGACCTTGGTTTTCGCTTTGTTTTCGTTTTTGGACTTAACAGGTTGCTAGTACAACTGAGTATTACAAACCTGCTGCTGACTTCCTCATCACTAAGTTGTCAAACCACTACTTCGAACAACTTAAAGTAGCGAAGATAAGAGCGGTACAAAATGTTCAAACTGAGACAATATTCATCCAGCTTTTACTCGCTCATTCGCCCGTGCTGAAAAGAATGACCATTGTACATTATGGAAGCAGAATTCTTCCAACAGAAGTGCTGGAGCAATCCGTGCCAGCTTCTAAAGATGTCGAAATTTTCAACTTATGCGTATAAATCTCATCTCCTCGAGGCatttctgtgtttttttttttctgtttgtaCAGATGTAGATCAGGGTTAGAACTTGAAACTTgcacttgtatttttttttttttaagaaaacctcAACGGTACGAGGGACATATAACAACCTCTTTAATCTTTTGTTTATTGAATAATGAATTTCTTGCACAAGATTTTCTTCATAccgaaaaagaaagagaacaatcaaagAGCGGGTACCGGCTGAAATGGTCTCCCGAACCTGGTCATATTACATTGTTTTTGCAACTTCAGGAATCAAGATTTCGAAGACCTATGAATCTAAGAACGTCAATTTATTGAAGAAGAATCTGTACAATTggacagaaaacatcaaaatttTCGGAACTCTGGCAGACTGCTAATATACAACATAAACGTTTAATCTTAACGTAACCTAATAGCTTCAACTAACTTCTTGCTATGAAATGCTTTCTTTTGAAGCAGAAAAAATTCAAGTCGGAAATCACCGTGGACCAGAGAGTTCCATTGCTTGTACTAGTAGCGAAGAGTCGTCAGTGAGATCGGAGTATCGGTCTGAGGATGAGAACTCGGGGGCTTTGGACTTtgttgattctactttctgagaGGCTTCCCATCTTTCCACAAGTCCATCACCTTCAAGCATCCTTACCACTTCTGACATTTTCGGTCTGTGGCCGGGAAGGTACTGTGTGCACAAGAGTGCCACTTGAACCATTTCCTCCAGCTCAATCCTGTCATAGTTGGTTTTCAGATCCTTGTCCACAAGCATCTCAAGCGTCTTTTCCTGATGAATCTTTTTAACCTGTGATCAAATAAACGTCagataaatcaaacaaaatccCGGGACTGGACTTATGAAATTAGACAACAGTCCAACATATTGCGTCTTCCAAGTCCGATGTAGAGCGGTACAACTCTATAGTACTAGCATGGAATCAAATAATTTCCAGTCCCAGCCACCAAATGGGCGTTATGGAATAGTAAGAACTAGATGGGAGTTGTGTACTCACCCAATCAAGTATAGCTCCTTTCTGGTTAGCTGCCTTACCAAATTCCAGTGCTCTCTGGCCTGTAATTAGTTCAAGTAGAAGGATTCCAAATCCGAAAACATCAGTTTTCTCAGAGGACTGGCCGGTGGAGAGGTACTCAGGGGCTATATGACCCACAGTACCCCTAACAGCTGTGGTGACATGCGAGTCTTGGTGATCCAGAAGCTTTGCCAACCCGAAATCTCCCACCACAGCTTCACAGTAGTCATCAAGAAGTATATTTGCAGCCTTCACATCCCTGTGGATTATTTTCGGATCACATTGCTCGTGAAGGTACAACAATCCTCTTCCGGCTCCTAAGGCAATCCGCTTCCTAGTGCCCCAATCCAAGACCGGTTTCCCTGTTAAAAGATTGATTCAAATTTAGACACACATGATAGGAATTCTAAATGGACAATTACAGTTtgagattttgatatttttaccTTTGAGACGGGAAGCAACGCTGCCATTGGACATGTATGGATAAACTAGAAGTCTTTCGGCTGGTGTGATGCAAAAGCCGTATAGCCTGAGAAGGTTGCGGTGAACTGCTAGGCTGATCATTTCAACTTCAGTCTGGAATTGAATCTCTCCACCAAGTGCACTGCCATCTTTAAGCCGCTTAACTGCTACGAAAGTGCCATCTTGGAGAGTTCCTTTGTACACATGTCCAAAGCCGCCTTTTCCTAGTATGTTCTTGCTGCTGAAATTGTGCGTTGCAATCTGAAGTTCTCTGAAGTGGAATCTTTTCAGGTTACCAAGGGAAATTTCCTCATGATGCCGGTCTGAGATTTCAAAATATACGACATTAAGTAGACAGTTGGTTATCCAATTACTTTTTCAGAACACaaattttttctttcagaaagtACCTTTAACATCGAAGAATGCCTGTTGGTTGCGCCTTTGCCGCCACCATATAACTGCTCCAAATCCAAGAACAATCAGGCAGAGGCATCCGAGGCTTAGACCAAATGCGAGTGCTACTTTGTGATTTTTAGATCTCCCGGGAAGAGCAGCTTGAGAAGACAAAATGAAATTGAAGTTAGGATCAAAGCATCACACGATCAGTTGAATTTGTGATCTTTGTGGAAGTTGGAACTAGTTTGTGCAAGAAATCTCAGAACAATGAATTGATTCAAAGTCCATACCTTGTGTAGTAGTCAAATTCATCAACATTGGCATCAGTGTCGTCCCATTGCACTGAGCTTCAGATCCCGTTGCGCAGATCAGAGGATTTCCAACTATGCTGAAACAACAAAAAAGAGAGGGGGTGGAGAGGATTTAGTAATCAAGTCTAcattgtatgtgtgtgtgtgtgagagagagagagagagagagagagagagagagagggagggagaggaaGATTACTTGAATGTTTTAGCAGCAAATCTAGGTACAGGGCCACTCAGGTTATTGTAGGACAAGTCTCTGGCTTGCACAAGATCATAGAATAACAAAAATTTTACTTCAGAAACACAATTTAGAAagattcacacacacacacacatatatacacacacatacacacacgcacacacacatataacaGTAAGATAAAAAGGGGGGAGAGATTTACAGAAAGGAAAGCTGGCTCATGTTAGCCAACGAAACCGGAAATGCTCCAATAAGACTGTTATTGTTGAGCCTCCTAAACCCAGTTGAAATAATCTACATTAGCCTTAAAAACAAGTACAAAATATACTTCAATTCATGTGCATGGATCACAAAATGCTTACAAGTATTGGAGACTTCTCAGGTGGCCTAAAGAGGAGGGAATTGCCCCAGTGAAGAAGTTATTGGAAATATCAAGTGTACGAAGCTTTGAGAGCCTCTCAATCTCCCGAGGAATAGGTCCGGTTATATTGTTGTTCTGTAATAACCTGTAAAAGAAGTAGAAAACTAgaaattcaaaaaacaaaacaccaTAACTCATTAAATTCAATGAGAACAAAAAAGCATTGAAATCTGCCCTTTTTGGGAACTTACACAATCTGAAGATTTGTTAAGTTGCCTATGCTTGGAGAAAGAGTGCCTGATAAACTTTGGCTTGGAGTACCCCTGCAAAAACaccatttcaaatttcaattactTAACACATTCATTAAACTTATAATTTTCTACTAATTAATCTTGTAGCTCTcagtaaattaaaattttcgtaAAAAAAAAGTACTCACAGGCCAATAACTAAGCTTTCAGGAGAGCAAGTGACCATAGTCCAACTACATGGATCAACAGAATCATCATCCCAATTATCCAAAACTCCATGAGGATCCACAAGAGAATTCTTAAGGCCCATTAAAGCTTGcactgagatgaaaaaaaaaaacagatgagGATTCTGCAAGTTACTTTCAAAGTTTAGAGCTTCTGAGGAAAGCAATTCATTTTTTTGCAGAAAATTTTTGAACTTACCTTCAAAGTTTACTCCTTTAGGAGAAAGCAACCCATTCCCACATGTCCAAGACCACAGAAATGCCATAAAACAGAGAGCAGCTTTTGCTCCTCTCATTCCCATTCCAATCCCAATTCCCATTGATTCAAACGTCACAAGCATAAACCGGAAGCTGAAACTGAAGCCAGAAGCTGAAAGCTGCTTATGGTGACCGAGAGTGCTATTGGGATGACGAAATCTCAAGTGGGTTTGGTTTGTTTAAGTTGTTTGATCTTCAAATTGCAACCACTTTTCTTGttgctctcttctctctccatgCGGTAATCCCGTTCACCGAAAATCTGTGTCAGGACTCAGGAGGACCCAAGAAAAAGCCACTTCTTTTGGGGGTATAAAAAGGAAACTAGCATGCCTGTCATTGAGTCCTGAGGCTGTGGGggaaattatatataaatggcTCTAATCCTGAAGGAAAAGAACAATTTGAAAGGCAAGGAGATAATTGGAAATCCAATTTGTTAATACTTGTTAAGCTAGtgaacaatgctttgaattgtacCCGCCATACAAAAGACGAGCAATAAGTTTGAAGTTCAAGTAGTCATTTAAAGGATTTAATCTTTTGTAAGTTCGCAAGATCTTGAATGTAACAGCTAATTTCACTTGCTTTTTATCTATTTTTTCATTATGTGATTATGTTTGTTTCCTCTTAAAAAAAATGAGTTAGGAGCTTGTAATTCAAGTGATGAGTAAGAGCGTTCAGTCCATTATAAAAGGTAAAATATTTTGTGTAACTATTTAATTATCCTCATCTCTTTCTGTGATGAGAACGATAGATAAAAAAATGATAGTAGAATAGTAACATGGCATAATATCTGCATAGTAAAGATATATCCATTAAGCGAAAATCGTTATCTAACGAAATAGAaataaaccaatcaaattttattttcaataattAAGAACGTTTAATCATGTAGTCTAGAAAATAGAAGATCAAACGCTGAATAATCTGGTACATTTTCCGACTAATGGAACCAAAGTTCTTTCTTATTAGCCAGTAATAAgtcatatatatatcatttacCTAGAGATGggtgttattttcatattttatcCTTGAttatatttattgattttttctcAAATTTAGGACACAAAATGGTCAGTGTGTATGTGGAACTGGGAAATGCCTTGCTTTAGACCATGAGGAGTCCTACATTCCCGGAGCTTGGCCATTCAATAAAGTTACAAAAACATGGTCTTCTTTTTTCAAGAAATTTGAGAATGTGAGAATCTCGAGCAGGACATGAAACTAATGGCGGATTTGGTCACCTACCACAGTGAGCACCATGAGATGATCTTTGCTagaatttttgtttaaattttttttacatcatgcagaatattatattatatgttgttaatattatatatttttaccaaggaatttttttaatcataattCTGGTTGCTTTTGTGCTGGAAATGTTGGAAGTGCTTTTTAAGATTCCACACAGCACTATCTGCTAACAATCTCACACATGCTCGCACTCTTCTCACCTTCAGGCTTCAGCAGACAGTCATTCCCCAAAACTTGTTCAAAAAGAGAAACTTTGAAAAGCAAAAGCTGCCATCCAAAATCGCTTTTCTCCAGGACACTTCCCTCTAAATTATTTTAAGACCAAATCATACTATTTCGTTCTCATGCTTCAAGCTGCAAGCAATTGTTGTTCTCGTACCCATGGATTATCCATTACACcagaatatatatatgatgccATGCTTGCAATACACATGCAACTCTTGAAGAAGAACTTAATACAAATATACAAACTAAGTTTAATATCATATAAGCTAAGCAAAATAACtattcaaggaaaaattttcCTTGTTTCCAATTGTATACAACTAGACATTTTGTGGTTCTGAATGATGTCATTTTTGCATCATGCATGCAACTCTCATAGTTATGTAGTAATTCTGTTACGAGAGAAAATGGTATAACAAAATCTAAACTAAATAAGCTATAAGTCAAACGACTCCTTCGTATTGAAACAAAAATTTCCTCCAACAATATACAACCGATTATACCTGAGATTTTCTCTAACCTTTTATTTAGAGTTTTTATTTGTAGTGTCATTTTTCTAATATAGGTTTTGATGTGTTAAGTGCTTCATGCATCAAATAGCCAAATATTGTGACCAACAAGAAAATGCAAATTGACCAAACAGAAGAAGAGAAcagagaaaataaataatatgggGTGGGGGGCTCAGGCATTGTTGTCCCTTTCTTCACATCACCTCAATCCTCCTAAAAAGGGCATTCCCTATAGTAGATTCTCACTACTCAGAACCATACACTTAGATTTTGAATCCGATAAGCCCCAAAGATAAAGTTTTAACCCACCCTTTGTCTCCACTGCATGCCCCTTTCACCTTTATCTTTCAAGAAGATTGACAACGAGGCAAAAGATACAATGTGGGTGCTGCATGATGCTGAAGAAAGTAATGCCTATGGGAAGATGACAGTGCACAGAGTAGGTGATTGGGATGTTAGTTTTACAGTGCCATTTTCTGGTTGGCTTGCATGAAACGGAGCTGCATGCACTTCCATAAAGAGGAAAGCACATATTCACGAGGATCACAGACGTAGTTCGAATAAATTTGGGCATGCTGTAAGCAAGCATTTAGGTCTGTGATGCTGATTGAACGAGATGTATGTACAAAGATAATTAGCTGGTACATCTTTTTGTTTGTGATTTAATTAGGTTTTTAACAATCGAATCGTGTTTGTCGTATCTATGTAATATCAAATTATCCTccatgcaattggaaatcatgaACTTCTCCAATAAAAGTGAGACTGAATGGTACCATACCTAAATCTTTGTAATTTATGATTTATGAataagaattgttattagcactccaaaattttcatttggcactccaaagtgtctataattagaaagaaaaatacactcgtgaggagtgtagaatgagatttttaaagtaCTAATACCAATTTTCTTTACGAATTTGTATTAGGTAAAATGATTGATTTAGCAAGattcttttaattaaaaaattatcagATGATCAGTAGAATCCTTTTAAATAGTGGGCAAGTTGTCTTATTGCGACAAACTGTGGAGTTGTTTGCTTAGGCTCTCCGCAAAGGGTTTGTTTATAAATTATACTTGGATTAAGCAAAGAACAATTATCAGCGGCACCATTTTTCTCAAAACCATCAATTTAAAGCAGTAAAGCACAATGAATTATAACATGATGTATTCATTGTTTCTctaaccaaaaacaaaacacttCTTTCATCGTTTACTGTTTCTAAACTTTCATTTTCTATGGGAAAAGAAAGTAATAACAccaggttttca
Protein-coding sequences here:
- the LOC103404673 gene encoding protein NSP-INTERACTING KINASE 1-like, with product MLVTFESMGIGIGMGMRGAKAALCFMAFLWSWTCGNGLLSPKGVNFEVQALMGLKNSLVDPHGVLDNWDDDSVDPCSWTMVTCSPESLVIGLGTPSQSLSGTLSPSIGNLTNLQIVLLQNNNITGPIPREIERLSKLRTLDISNNFFTGAIPSSLGHLRSLQYLRLNNNSLIGAFPVSLANMSQLSFLDLSYNNLSGPVPRFAAKTFNIVGNPLICATGSEAQCNGTTLMPMLMNLTTTQAALPGRSKNHKVALAFGLSLGCLCLIVLGFGAVIWWRQRRNQQAFFDVKDRHHEEISLGNLKRFHFRELQIATHNFSSKNILGKGGFGHVYKGTLQDGTFVAVKRLKDGSALGGEIQFQTEVEMISLAVHRNLLRLYGFCITPAERLLVYPYMSNGSVASRLKGKPVLDWGTRKRIALGAGRGLLYLHEQCDPKIIHRDVKAANILLDDYCEAVVGDFGLAKLLDHQDSHVTTAVRGTVGHIAPEYLSTGQSSEKTDVFGFGILLLELITGQRALEFGKAANQKGAILDWVKKIHQEKTLEMLVDKDLKTNYDRIELEEMVQVALLCTQYLPGHRPKMSEVVRMLEGDGLVERWEASQKVESTKSKAPEFSSSDRYSDLTDDSSLLVQAMELSGPR
- the LOC103404674 gene encoding F-box/FBD/LRR-repeat protein At1g13570-like, with the translated sequence MVVKVLKRNTKRIDQSSGDEISEMASVTKEDRISSLPWDVLDGILVRLPLKEVVRTSILSSRWRHKWTGISQFVIDDKCIPSRISDKVARWESIMEILCQVQLHHTGPIEKFKLAAYCRPDHSDLDQWIHFLADKGLKEFILQEFDTIKRFNLPFCLFSCPLLNRLELFGCRIKPSSEAIGFKSVVNLHLNEVCVTGGTLECLVINSPVLERLTLLNIDRQIVFRIGNTNLKYLKVDSNFDDIYLENSPSLACVDIGLRARVVPRLFGSEGGKLIRVIGCLHAIKKLSLSSAILAFLGNNGVPDKLPTLLPHLSVLELRDVQLDSLTEVLVCVCIFRSAPNLEELHLSVASTTEYYKPAADFLITKLSNHYFEQLKVAKIRAVQNVQTETIFIQLLLAHSPVLKRMTIVHYGSRILPTEVLEQSVPASKDVEIFNLCV